From the genome of Anopheles merus strain MAF chromosome X, AmerM5.1, whole genome shotgun sequence, one region includes:
- the LOC121594282 gene encoding uncharacterized protein LOC121594282, whose protein sequence is MAAAELNIGMLHLVLEMYKMASDPENESLQWSADGSLLIVNLPALALHLMSLVDEENPLIWFLQHMGGAGFVQCPLEAVDEAEYNTPPEVTRVFWHPQFHRHNPWFSYYWIGEHYADQQRDEE, encoded by the exons ATGGCCGCAGCAGAACTGAACATAGGAATGCTCCACCTCGTGCTGGAGATGTACAAAATGGCCAGCGATCCCGAGAACGAGAGCTTGCAGTGGAGTGCGGACGGCAGCCTGCTAATCGTGAACCTGCCGGCGCTGGCCCTCCATTTGATGTCGCTCGTCGACGAGGAGAATCCGCTCATCTGGTTCCTGCAGCATATGGGCGGGGCCGGCTTCGTGCAGTGTCCGCTGGAGGCGGTCGACGAGGCGGAGTACAACACGCCGCCGGAAGTGACGCGCGTCTTCTGGCATCCTCAGTTCCACCGCCATAATCCCTGGTTCAGCTACTACTGGATCGGCGAGCACTATGCGGACCAGCAGCGTG ACGAAGAGTAG
- the LOC121590470 gene encoding uncharacterized protein LOC121590470 has translation MSASSAANIIISEDTVTEQEETRKAARMTLKEVQNVVSALKENQHPFKPASHGPGKDLPVKQQQQQQQHPSEPKRCKMVEQLSKATQTTFEAEQDLTAARPSINYWEKLAESRRISLKEALDENALLHMEVGTMKEELGVAQSVIDSLKSLVDTLMEMLNESESNDKPGTSGTAAGAGKEDDSGLAHSLAGYGTEEHDEPA, from the exons ATGAGCGCATCGTCTGCCGCGAACATCATCATCTCGGAAGACACCGTAACGGAACAGGAG GAAACTCGCAAAGCTGCCCGGATGACGCTGAAGGAGGTACAGAACGTCGTGAGCGCGCTGAAGGAAAACCAGCACCCGTTCAAGCCGGCGTCCCATGGGCCCGGAAAGGACCTGCCggtcaagcagcagcagcagcagcagcaacacccgAGCGAACCGAAGCGCTGCAAAATGGTAGAACAGCTGTCGAAGGCCACGCAGACGACGTTCGAGGCGGAGCAGGATCTGACCGCCGCCCGGCCTTCGATTAACTACTGGGAGAAGCTGGCTGAAAGCCGGCGCATCTCGCTGAAGGAGGCGCTGGACGAGAACGCCCTGCTGCACATGGAGGTGGGCACAATGAAGGAGGAGCTGGGCGTCGCCCAGAGCGTCATCGATTCGCTCAAGTCGCTGGTGGACACGCTGATGGAGATGCTGAACGAGAGCGAGTCGAATGACAAGCCGGGCACTAGCGGCACGGCCGCCGGTGCCGGgaaggaggacgacagtggtCTCGCCCATTCGCTGGCGGGCTACGGGACCGAGGAGCACGACGAACCTGCCTAA
- the LOC121596371 gene encoding uncharacterized protein LOC121596371 translates to MAASELNVARLHFLLEVFEVAGNPENDSLKWSADGSLLIVNLPALALYLQSIISDPNPLVWFLQHLCGAGFAQCPLEAVGEAEYNAPPDHTVLFWHPHFHRNHAWFNYQWNSEHSPSPWHVPDNEE, encoded by the exons ATGGCTGCAAGTGAACTAAACGTCGCAAGGCTCCACTTTCTGCTGGAAGTGTTCGAAGTAGCCGGCAATCCCGAGAACGATAGCTTGAAGTGGAGTGCGGACGGCAGCCTGCTAATCGTGAACCTGCCGGCGCTGGCCCTGTATTTGCAATCGATCATCAGCGACCCCAATCCGCTCGTCTGGTTTCTGCAGCATCTGTGCGGGGCCGGCTTCGCGCAGTGCCCGCTGGAGGCGGTCGGCGAGGCGGAGTACAACGCACCGCCGGACCATACGGTCCTTTTCTGGCATCCGCACTTCCACCGCAATCATGCCTGGTTCAACTACCAATGGAATAGCGAGCACAGTCCGTCCCCGTGGCACG TACCAGACAACGAGGAGTAG
- the LOC121588458 gene encoding SUMO-conjugating enzyme UBC9-like: protein MSGIAIRRLYEERKAWRKDHPFGFVAKPVKNSDGSIDLMTWECAVPGKKGTLWEGGLYKLRMLFLEDYPATPPDCQFVPPLFHPNVYPSGIIAMSLLDEDRDWRPAMTIKQILLGIQELLNEPNISDLAQTEAYTIYSRYPFEYEKFVRAQAKAHAVY, encoded by the exons ATGTCCGGAATAGCGATACGACGCCTGTACGAGGAACGGAAGGCCTGGCGGAAGGATCATCCCTTC GGATTTGTGGCCAAGCCGGTGAAGAATTCCGATGGCTCGATCGATCTGATGACCTGGGAGTGTGCAGTTCCCGGAAAGAAGGGA ACCCTTTGGGAGGGCGGCTTGTACAAACTTCGCATGCTGTTCCTGGAAGACTATCCGGCCACCCCGCCCGATTGCCAGTTCGTGCCGCCACTGTTCCACCCGAACGTGTACCCATCCGGCATCATCGCCATGTCACTGCTGGACGAGGACCGGGACTGGCGTCCGGCAATGACGATTAAGCAAATACTGTTGGGCATTCAGGAGCTGCTGAACGAGCCGAACATTTCGGATCTGGCCCAGACCGAAGCGTACACGATTTACAG CCGCTATCCGTTCGAGTACGAGAAGTTCGTACGTGCCCAGGCCAAAGCACATGCGGTgtattaa
- the LOC121591608 gene encoding uncharacterized protein LOC121591608 → MNQRHSAEASSSKAKHNGKDRQTESIPSKTMSNGPGTGRGTIPNKPSDTSEHDAVNVRFVERREPERAFCLSCRAEFTFSLLNDIIQHYLDRRHEPCCRCLYCDGPMYRYRDGKGQLQYYHDCQRWRRHLDRAP, encoded by the exons ATGAACCAACGCCACTCAGCTGAAGCATCCTCCTCGAAAGCAAAGCACAATGGAAAAG ACCGGCAGACGGAAAGCATCCCCAGTAAAACCATGAGCAACGGGCCGGGCACCGGCCGGGGGACTATCCCCAACAAACCGTCGGACACGTCCGAGCACGACGCCGTTAACGTCCGGTTCGTCGAGCGGCGGGAGCCGGAGCGAGCGTTCTGTCTTTCCTGCCGGGCCGAGTTTACCTTCTCGCTGCTGAACGACATAATCCAGCACTATCTGGACCGGCGGCACGAACCATGCTGCCGCTGCCTGTACTGCGACGGGCCGATGTACCGGTACCGGGACGGGAAGGGTCAGCTACAGTACTACCACGATTGCCAACGGTGGAGACGCCACCTGGACCGGGCGCCCTGA
- the LOC121596359 gene encoding probable nuclear transport factor 2: MALNPQYEEIGKGFVTQYYALFDDSTQRPTLVNLYNAELSFMTFEGQQIQGAAKILEKLQSLTFQNITRVLTAVDSQPMFDGGVLINVLGRLQCDDDPPHAYSQTFVLKPIGASFFCAHDIFRLNIHNTA; encoded by the exons ATGGCACTGAACCCGCAGTACGAGGAGATCGGCAAAGGATTCGTCACCCAGTACTACGCGCTGTTCGATGACTCAACGCAACGGCCAACCCTGGTCAACCTGTACAAT GCGGAACTATCCTTCATGACGTTTGAAGGGCAACAGATCCAGGGTGCGGCAAAGATTCTCGAAAAGCTGCAG AGTCTCACGTTTCAAAACATTACCCGTGTGCTGACGGCGGTCGACTCCCAGCCAATGTTCGACGGCGGCGTGCTGATAAACGTTCTCGGCAGATTGCAA TGTGACGATGATCCACCGCACGCCTACTCCCAGACGTTCGTGCTGAAACCGATCGGAGCGTCGTTCTTCTGTGCGCATGACATCTTCCGCCTTAATATCCACAACACCGCCTAG